The following coding sequences lie in one Aspergillus puulaauensis MK2 DNA, chromosome 3, nearly complete sequence genomic window:
- the rho2 gene encoding putative Rho GTPase Rho 2 (COG:S;~EggNog:ENOG410PIRK;~InterPro:IPR005225,IPR001806,IPR027417,IPR003578;~PFAM:PF00025,PF08477,PF00071;~go_function: GO:0003924 - GTPase activity [Evidence IEA];~go_function: GO:0005525 - GTP binding [Evidence IEA];~go_process: GO:0007264 - small GTPase mediated signal transduction [Evidence IEA]) has product MAQQQDDNVMRRKLVIIGDGACGKTSLLSVFTLGYFPTHYVPTVFESYVTDCRVDGRSVQLALWDTAGQEDYERLRPLAYSKAHVILIGFAVDTPDSLENVKIKWIEEANERCPGVPIILVGLKKDLRETPGAIEEMRKKSLRFVSPKEGNEIATQIKARKYLECSSLTGEGVDDVFEAATRAALLTFDKRKSSCCIVL; this is encoded by the exons ATGGCCCAGCAACAGGACGACAATGTGATGCGAAG GAAGTTGGTGATCATCGGAGATGGAGCCTGTGGTAAAACGAGTCTACTGAGTGTCTTCACATTGGGCTACTTTCCTACA CATTAT GTCCCCACGGTATTCGAGAGCTACGTGACAGACTGCAGGGTTGACGGCCGTTCCGTTCAATTAGCATTATGGGATACAGCCGGTCAAGAAGATTACGAACGACTGCGCCCATTAGCATATTCGAAAGCACATGTTATCCTGATCGGATTCGCCGTCGACACGCCAGATTCCCTCGAGAACGTTAAGATCAAG TGGATTGAAGAAGCAAATGAACGATGCCCCGGAGTGCCGATCATCCTAGTTGGACTGAAAAAGGATCTCCGTGAGACACCCGGGGCGATCGAggaaatgaggaagaagtcgCTCCGATTCGTATCACCCAAAGAGGGAAATGAGATAGCGACACAAATTAAAGCCCGGAAATACCTCGAATGCTCCTCTCTCACCGGAGAGGGCGTAGACGACGTTTTCGAAGCCGCCACCCGTGCCGCTCTGCTCACCTTCGATAAGCGGAAGTCATCATGTTGCATTGTGCTATGA
- a CDS encoding mitochondrial 54S ribosomal protein mL40 (COG:S;~EggNog:ENOG410PRBG;~InterPro:IPR042831;~go_function: GO:0003735 - structural constituent of ribosome [Evidence IEA];~go_process: GO:0032543 - mitochondrial translation [Evidence IEA]) — protein sequence MRPLSVSPVLASLANVFKIPLSQSTLRPTIPLVNQQASNSNKPSTPSGSSLQARAPFSTTAALLRRKPQYVDRRITLIRYFLYHPLTPRPLRFSRTRFLRHWTIHRAWQLYQATRRRNHQLELQRQWQAMNAACEELRTGAGDGGKLFRKSMIKTRIFQDMFPIEYARLQTEGPGDGWDHEWKRVDRKSKK from the exons ATGCGTCCTCTGTCAGTATCGCCGGTCCTCGCCTCCCTGGCAAACGTCTTCAAAATCCCCCTTTCACAATCCACCCTCCGCCCGACGATTCCTCTTGTCAACCAGCAGGCTTCGAACTCAAACAAACCTTCGACTCCATCTGGAAGTAGCCTGCAAGCCAGAGCTCCATTCTCCACGACAGCCGCACTTCTCAGACGGAAGCCTCAATATGTTGACCGGAGAATTA CACTAATCCGCTACTTCCTCTACCACCCCTTAACCCCGCGCCCTCTCCGCTTCAGTCGAACGCGCTTCCTGCGCCACTGGACGATCCACCGCGCCTGGCAACTGTACCAGGCGACCCGCCGACGCAACCACCAGCTTGAGCTACAGCGGCAGTGGCAGGCCATGAACGCTGCGTGTGAGGAGCTGCGAACTGGAGCGGGTGATGGCGGGAAGTTGTTCCGCAAGAGTATGATCAAGACGAGGATTTTCCAGGATATGTTCCCGATTGAGTATGCGCGGTTGCAGACGGAGGGGCCTGGCGATGGGTGGGACCATGAGTGGAAGAGGGTTGACCGGAAGTCGAAGAAATGA
- a CDS encoding RING finger domain protein (COG:O;~EggNog:ENOG410PK6K;~InterPro:IPR011016,IPR013083;~TransMembrane:4 (i169-195o215-232i386-408o434-453i);~go_function: GO:0008270 - zinc ion binding [Evidence IEA]) has product MASLPSFSAFGRTRSSDTTSPPASLSSQPDQQHATPSPSTELPAEDETVVLNKNVSEEIGKSDVKVISRPASTPQIADEPRKCWICYTDETEDTPLNSEWRSPCPCALTAHELCLLDWLADLENPRARKRTGRHAKMVCPQCKTEIVVARPRSYIVDVVRLVERVAGRLVVPGMVFTLAGTVWAGCCAHGVYSMYFVFGTDEAKQILEEAAEGTWNSGLNLGLPLIPLVLIFSRTRYAEGLLPAIPVLFFATHNQGQEPDIDLWPPSAAVTFAALPYIKSFYSALYERLFGKWERKWIAEVQPRQSDINEFDDNAPPEHPEPDQEEVDDGVLMEFDLEFQVGMAGEEPQDLLGLGNREQQQGPGQNQGPGINGHNIVSDTSSLADIVLGALAFPAISASMGGLLKYVLPKSWTTTSALERGRPGLLQTRWGRSVIGGCVFVLLKDALVLYCRWKLAQSHRRRKVLNYDRSKKKVTG; this is encoded by the coding sequence ATGGCTTCACTTCCGAGCTTCTCGGCTTTTGGCCGAACGAGATCCTCTGATACTACTTCTCCGCCCGCCTCCTTATCGTCGCAGCCCGACCAACAACACGCCACCCCCAGCCCTTCGACCGAATTACCAGCGGAAGATGAAACTGTGGTCCTCAACAAAAATGTATCAGAAGAAATTGGGAAATCTGACGTAAAAGTGATCTCTCGCCCCGCGAGCACGCCACAGATCGCCGACGAACCCCGAAAGTGCTGGATTTGTTACACCGACGAAACAGAAGATACTCCACTGAATTCAGAATGGCGATCCCCCTGCCCGTGTGCCTTAACAGCGCATGAGCTCTGCCTTCTCGATTGGCTTGCCGACCTTGAGAACCCTCGTGCCCGCAAACGCACCGGTCGACATGCGAAAATGGTATGCCCGCAGTGCAAGACCGAGATCGTTGTCGCCCGCCCCCGAAGCTATATTGTGGATGTTGTGCGGCTGGTTGAGCGAGTAGCCGGCCGACTGGTGGTTCCGGGGATGGTGTTTACGCTGGCGGGCACTGTCTGGGCTGGTTGCTGTGCGCATGGAGTATACTCAATGTACTTCGTCTTCGGGACAGATGAGGCGAAACAGATACTGGAAGAAGCGGCGGAAGGCACTTGGAACTCCGGCCTGAATCTTGGGCTGCCGCTCATCCCCTTGGTGCTGATCTTTTCTCGCACCCGCTACGCCGAGGGTCTCCTCCCTGCTATCCCCGTTCTATTTTTCGCAACGCATAATCAGGGACAGGAACCAGATATTGACCTTTGGCCACCCAGTGCTGCCGTGACATTTGCAGCCCTCCCATATATCAAGAGTTTCTATAGCGCCCTCTACGAAAGATTGTTTGGCAAGTGGGAACGGAAGTGGATTGCCGAGGTACAACCAAGGCAGTCAGATATCAACGAATTTGACGACAACGCACCGCCTGAACACCCGGAACCAGACcaggaggaagttgatgatGGGGTTTTGATGGAGTTTGATCTAGAATTCCAAGTTGGAATGGCGGGCGAAGAACCACAGGATCTACTTGGTCTGGGAAACCGAGAGCAACAACAGGGCCCAGGACAGAACCAAGGCCCCGGGATAAATGGACATAACATCGTCAGCGATACAAGCAGCCTCGCAGATATTGTCCTTGGAGCGCTCGCGTTCCCAGCTATTTCAGCTTCAATGGGAGGACTCCTCAAATACGTCTTGCCAAAGTCATGGACGACGACATCGGCCCTGGAACGAGGACGACCAGGTCTGCTACAGACTAGATGGGGCCGAAGCGTGATTGGGGGCTGCGTATTTGTGCTTCTCAAGGACGCGCTGGTTCTTTACTGCCGTTGGAAACTAGCCCAATCGCATAGGCGTCGCAAGGTGCTGAATTATGATCGGTCAAAGAAAAAGGTTACCGGGTAA
- the NST1 gene encoding putative stress response protein Nst1 (COG:S;~EggNog:ENOG410PKGG;~InterPro:IPR025279;~PFAM:PF13945), with protein MPTHATRGPGLSSIMSSHTPVTAPTPSTNRENPARSDYRGSPMPDSKPVSVNRKKQKRREKAARLAAEREAENGHAPSNTVDDPGSTVHNSHASHEHGFACDDNTSEEILNGHAHDTQELPHPSEYDDLDDPRATTSRKSKKKRGKRPRNGSQASSTPLSTPSVSLSHALPPPLPPHFSPQSSKLLKERSIWNTSTQEERENIKTFWLELGEEERRQLVKVEKDAVLKKMKEQQKHSCSCTVCGRKRTAIEEELEVLYDAYYDELEQYANNTQGTFERGPTMMPPPRLYQPPLRPPGQHTHTQGQFHPSRGRIHELAEDDEDLEEEEEEEEEDYDEDEEDDEPYSDEEEYEDDEARAARADFFAFGNSLTVKDGILTVADDLLKNDGKHFIDMMEQLAERRMQREEDTQYGIAAAHQSLHSGHNHGPLDDEDYDDEEEEDYDSQEEEEYEEDEMDAMTEEQRMEEGRRMFQIFAARMFEQRVLQAYREKVADQRQKRLIEELAEEKNRDEQRNAKKAREAQKRKDKKRQAKLAKDEEKARKEAEKAAEEAAAKAEQERKLEEQRRRKEEQRKKREAERKAQDEERARKEAEKHKRLREEREKQEEAERRQREQREQRKRLEEAKRKEREERELNEQKAKQDRERKAQEEQAKRERAAQEDQERRELQAKRVSTSNLHPVSGPSGHQQPSLPRSTTPVVSKAPTPSKARRASQQGSHSSSPRSQSASGEASQISPRSLPLSQSSASPSVMSKYGPGHGMLHHHPGAPMSPLGRPHPPGLSPSNPPGLSGIVPRPPMGQELPTYPPHSSPYMNQLRGFPAPNGIPVPPGMNGVRPMPPGRGFPLEAPGLPFHVQQPLSGVFSPQPGGLPHGHSRQPSNSFERSPLDTSAQPFPISRPSPIKRPPSTQQEQHNTRRDVDDLSAQLGSSALLDDTDVPLTSSQLSQSLPGAAPTASMPGPTRASFTGSSLFPDPLSAKHGNFPVSPVVGGNTWGAQMPFGASFPGGPTWGGYVPGNNWPNNNNAFGAGVHHRAHTSRPVAIRLLVIQACKQLSALSLSKGDDYHDVNVVLRQVEQLRPPNEPSIPLNEMLDICDTEGNAQNGGGSFSIKNSQAGDLVKFEPDTNSAPTGQRRSIAPGDIGSPIANSSIPVLGGIGLGTPPSSALRQFSSPPTSF; from the exons ATGCCTACCCACGCCACGCGCGGCCCAGGTCTCAGTTCCATAATGTCCAGTCATACGCCCGTAACAGCGCCTACACCCTCTACAAACCGCGAAAACCCAGCTCGCAGCGACTACCGCGGCTCCCCGATGCCGGATTCGAAGCCAGTATCAGTAAACcgcaagaagcagaagcggAGAGAGAAGGCGGCGCGTTTGGCTGCCGAACGTGAAGCGGAAAACGGACATGCGCCTAGTAACACCGTTGACGACCCCGGTTCGACAGTACATAACAGTCACGCATCGCATGAACATGGTTTTGCCTGTGATGATAACACAAGTGAGGAGATCTTGAATGGACATGCACACGATACTCAAGAGCTTCCACATCCCTCCGAATACGACGACCTGGATGACCCGCGAGCAACGACTAGTCGGaaatccaagaagaaaagagggaaaagGCCCCGTAATGGGTCACAAGCAAGCTCGACTCCGTTATCGACTCCGTCTGTATCTCTATCGCACGCACTGCCGCCCCCTTTACCTCCGCATTTCAGCCCTCAGTCCTCGAAGCTATTGAAAGAGCGCAGCATCTGGAATACCTCGACACAAGAAGAGCGTGAAAATATCAAGACCTTCTGGCTGGAACTAGGTGAGGAGGAACGGCGCCAGCTTGTCAAGGTGGAAAAGGATGCagtgttgaagaagatgaaggagcaaCAGAAGCATTCGTGCAGCTGTACCGTATGCGGTAGGAAACGGACGGCgatcgaggaagagcttgaagTCCTTTACGATGCCTACTACGACGAACTCGAACAGTACGCCAACAATACTCAAGGAACATTTGAACGCGGACCTACGATGATGCCGCCTCCCCGGTTATATCAACCACCGTTACGGCCACCCGGTCAACATACCCACACACAAGGCCAATTCCATCCTTCACGAGGTCGAATCCATGAgctggctgaagatgatgaggacctggaggaggaggaagaagaggaggaggaggattacgacgaagatgaagaggacgatgagcCATAtagtgacgaggaggaatatgaggacgatgaagcgCGAGCTGCGCGAGCCGACTTTTTCGCATTTGGGAATAGTCTGACTGTCAAAG ATGGAATTCTCACAGTTGCAGAtgatttattaaaaaatgACGGAAAACATTTCATCGATATGATGGAGCAGTTGGCAGAGCGTCGCATGCAGCGGGAGGAAGATACACAGTATGGCATAGCTGCAGCACATCAGTCTCTCCACAGTGGCCATAATCATGGGCCactggatgatgaggattatgatgacgaggaggaggaagactaCGAtagccaggaggaggaagagtatgaggaagatgaaatg GATGCCATGACTGAAGAGCAGCGCATGGAGGAGGGCCGACGGATGTTCCAAATCTTCGCCGCTCGAATGTTCGAACAACGGGTCTTACAAGCGTATCGCGAAAAGGTTGCAGATCAGCGACAAAAAAGGCTAATTGAAGAATtggcggaagagaagaaccgAGACGAGCAACGCAACGCCAAGAAAGCTCGAGAGGCCCAAAAGcgcaaggacaagaagagaCAAGCGAAGCTGGcaaaagatgaagaaaaggctcgaaaggaggcagagaaggctgcggaagaagctgctgctaAAGCTGAGCAAGAGCGAAAACTTGAGGAGCAAcgaaggaggaaggaggaacaGCGAAAGAAGCGGGAAGCCGAACGAAAAGCCCAGGATGAGGAGCGCGCTCGTAAAGAAGCTGAAAAACACAAGCGACTGCGGGAAGAACGagagaagcaggaggaggctgagcgAAGGCAGCGCGAACAAAGAGAACAGAGGAAGCGACTGGAAGAGGCCAAACGAAAAGAGCGCGAGGAACGGGAATTGAATGAGCAAAAGGCCAAACAAGACCGAGAGCGCAAAGCTCAAGAAGAACAGGCGAAGAGGGAACGAGCTGCACAAGAGGACCAGGAGAGGCGTGAGCTACAAGCTAAACGTGTATCAACGTCGAACCTGCATCCGGTGTCTGGACCATCTGGACATCAGCAACCTTCACTTCCTCGGTCCACAACGCCAGTGGTTTCTAAGGCTCCCACGCCCTCCAAGGCCCGGCGCGCTTCCCAGCAGGGATCACACAGCTCGTCCCCGCGCTCTCAATCAGCCAGCGGAGAGGCATCCCAGATCTCACCACGATCTCTTCCCCTATCCCAGTCATCAGCCTCGCCTAGTGTCATGTCTAAGTATGGCCCCGGTCATGGCATGCTTCACCATCACCCGGGTGCGCCCATGTCTCCTTTGGGTAGACCCCATCCTCCTGGACTCTCCCCATCCAATCCTCCGGGACTCTCAGGCATTGTTCCTCGACCTCCAATGGGCCAGGAGTTACCCACGTATCCACCACATTCAAGTCCGTACATGAACCAGCTCCGTGGATTCCCCGCACCCAATGGGATCCCGGTACCTCCGGGGATGAATGGGGTTCGTCCAATGCCTCCGGGACGGGGGTTCCCTCTTGAAGCACCCGGTCTTCCTTTCCATGTTCAGCAACCGCTTTCCGGTGTTTTCTCCCCCCAGCCAGGCGGCTTACCACATGGCCATTCGCGGCAGCCATCCAACTCCTTTGAACGATCTCCGCTGGATACAAGCGCTCAGCCATTCCCGATTTCCAGACCTAGCCCAATCAAGCGCCCGCCTAGTACGCAGCAAGAGCAGCATAACACCCGAAGGGATGTGGACGACCTAAGCGCCCAACTAGGTAGCAGTGCACTGCTCGATGACACAGATGTTCCCCTTACGTCGTCGCAGCTCTCTCAGTCGCTTCCGGGTGCAGCACCTACTGCATCAATGCCAGGTCCCACACGCGCCAGCTTTACTGGTTCTTCGCTATTCCCAGACCCCCTAAGTG CAAAACATGGGAATTTTCCTGTTAGTCCTGTCGTAGGAGGCAACACTTGGGGCGCGCAAATGCCTTTTGGAGCTTCCTTCCCCGGCGGTCCAACATGGGGGGGATACGTTCCCG GGAACAACTGGCCTAACAATAACAACGCTTTTGGCGCTGGCGTCCATCATCGCGCTCACACATCACGTCCTGTTGCGATTCGACTCCTGGTTATCCAAGCGTGCAAACAGCTGAGCGCACTAAGTCTTTCGAAAGGAGATGACTATCATGACGTGAATGTGGTTTTGCGTCAAGTCGAACAACTACGGCCGCCAAATGAGCCTTCAATCCCTCTGAATGAGATGCTTGACATCTGTGATACAGAGGGCAATGCGCAAAACGGAGGCGGCTCGTTCTCAATCAAGAACAGCCAGGCCGGTGATCTTGTCAAGTTCGAGCCAGATACCAATAGCGCGCCGACCGGCCAACGCCGCAGTATTGCGCCAGGTGATATTGGAAGCCCTATCGCCAATAGTTCTATCCCAGTCCTTGGTGGCATCGGCCTTGGTACACCTC